One genomic window of Leptospira paudalimensis includes the following:
- a CDS encoding motility-associated ABC transporter substrate-binding family protein yields MLLSADRVLPFVSLVSLFAYFLFDGMVVDPKRKIIFLGVVFLFLASDTIVRAFSKGIRKEDQNRYIAAVFGIAAFLLSVLRDFLDLKPVVGFNEEVSAIPKVREFLLLCVVLFSLVFLLQIILLEIGKSSLEAQSNLAKSKSSLLQNAVLGFLFVLPILVAVNYFAIKRNYNFDLSSQGKFSLSQISRNLIKPITQDVTITAFYPRPLEADGPANGDKLAAFALTRVRPDIEILLDQIKSENSHITVQFINADVEIDLLKEFGQVSNGTIFVRSKKQSVLTSAIPFAEERVIAKEPKDLEDLERKLVGALLNVTTEQKKVYFTVANGERYGMAFRALPNEQVNRFVSALQFLNFKVAELGFAQGWPSKLPEDADMLVILGPTVPFSKEARDEITKYVLEKNGKILITMEPKGSEDFGWLLQSAGLKFNVSPMIEREEKPGFIVAKRFPENPITELLQKKDTGILFPYSGYLETEPNAPTPFVWKSATLLESGFDAYQDLNKNGKMDANEKKESKILSVVLSPMSLTGEKSGKIILHTGTSWLTDQFIPYVMNSQFSTVSITGLFQDNIVAEIPLKKEEVDTISLSDNQKLVAWVIGVFLFPGFILAVGSYFVYTRRKHSLLEV; encoded by the coding sequence ATGTTATTATCAGCTGATAGAGTTTTACCGTTTGTAAGTTTAGTTTCTCTTTTCGCCTATTTCTTGTTTGATGGAATGGTGGTGGATCCAAAACGAAAAATCATCTTTTTGGGTGTGGTGTTTTTATTTTTAGCATCAGACACAATCGTTCGTGCGTTTTCTAAAGGGATTAGAAAAGAAGACCAAAACCGATACATTGCTGCCGTATTTGGTATTGCAGCCTTTTTGTTATCTGTTTTACGTGATTTTTTAGATTTAAAACCAGTTGTTGGTTTTAATGAAGAAGTGAGCGCCATTCCAAAAGTTAGAGAATTCCTCTTATTATGTGTGGTTCTTTTTTCTTTGGTTTTCCTTTTACAAATCATCCTTCTTGAGATTGGCAAATCCTCTCTCGAAGCACAAAGTAATTTAGCAAAATCGAAAAGTTCCTTATTACAAAATGCAGTATTAGGATTTTTGTTTGTATTACCGATTCTTGTGGCAGTCAATTATTTTGCGATCAAACGGAATTATAATTTTGATTTGAGTAGCCAAGGGAAATTTTCTCTTTCCCAAATTTCAAGAAACCTCATCAAACCAATCACGCAAGATGTAACAATTACAGCGTTTTACCCAAGGCCTCTCGAAGCCGATGGGCCAGCGAATGGAGATAAATTAGCGGCTTTTGCCTTAACACGCGTAAGACCAGACATTGAGATTTTACTCGACCAAATTAAGTCTGAAAATTCTCACATTACAGTCCAGTTCATCAATGCGGATGTAGAAATTGATTTATTAAAAGAATTTGGACAAGTTTCTAATGGAACCATTTTTGTTCGTTCTAAAAAACAATCTGTATTAACATCTGCCATTCCTTTTGCAGAAGAAAGGGTAATTGCGAAAGAACCAAAGGATCTGGAAGACTTAGAACGTAAGTTAGTTGGTGCTCTTCTCAATGTCACAACCGAACAAAAAAAAGTTTATTTCACTGTTGCCAATGGGGAACGATATGGAATGGCTTTTAGGGCACTTCCAAACGAACAGGTAAACCGATTTGTATCCGCTTTACAATTCTTAAATTTTAAAGTGGCAGAACTTGGATTTGCACAAGGTTGGCCTTCCAAACTTCCAGAAGATGCAGATATGCTTGTGATCCTTGGACCAACGGTTCCGTTTTCGAAAGAAGCAAGAGATGAAATCACCAAGTACGTTTTAGAAAAAAATGGAAAAATTCTCATCACCATGGAACCAAAAGGGAGTGAGGATTTTGGTTGGTTATTACAATCAGCAGGTTTGAAGTTTAATGTTTCTCCAATGATTGAAAGGGAAGAAAAACCTGGATTTATTGTTGCAAAACGTTTCCCTGAAAATCCAATCACAGAACTTTTACAAAAAAAAGATACGGGGATTTTGTTTCCTTACAGTGGTTATTTGGAAACCGAACCCAATGCACCAACTCCATTTGTTTGGAAATCTGCCACCTTACTTGAATCTGGTTTTGATGCCTACCAAGACCTAAACAAAAATGGTAAAATGGATGCAAACGAAAAGAAAGAAAGTAAAATCCTTTCGGTAGTCTTGTCTCCTATGTCACTCACAGGGGAAAAGTCAGGAAAAATCATTCTGCACACAGGGACTAGTTGGCTTACCGATCAATTCATACCTTATGTGATGAACTCGCAATTTTCAACAGTTTCGATAACTGGTTTATTCCAAGATAATATTGTCGCTGAGATTCCATTAAAAAAGGAAGAAGTGGATACCATTTCATTATCCGACAATCAAAAGTTAGTTGCTTGGGTCATTGGAGTATTTCTATTCCCAGGATTCATTTTGGCAGTTGGATCTTACTTTGTCTACACAAGGCGTAAACATTCTTTATTAGAAGTATGA
- a CDS encoding ABC transporter permease yields the protein MNWQTAVWIYKKELRLFFGTYMGPLVLGGTAFLNALFVMILNFNGTANYEIATYITFISFMTTILIAMVIISMGSIVEEKNKGTLELLFTSPITDLEIVFGKFMFGVTVCGIITVFINGLFPLLLYAFWKAPFYMVASGSVGVFLLGVFTFAIGMFGSSLGKNQMISLLISVLIILTLWVVGYFSHLFQATTRKVLFHLHIFSHFAAFAKGVLPLTGIVFFLSGTFLFLYLTVKVLESRRWRG from the coding sequence ATGAACTGGCAAACGGCTGTTTGGATCTATAAAAAAGAATTAAGATTATTTTTTGGAACTTATATGGGTCCACTTGTGTTAGGTGGAACTGCTTTTTTGAATGCATTGTTCGTGATGATTCTTAATTTTAATGGAACTGCCAATTATGAAATCGCAACCTACATCACTTTTATTTCATTTATGACAACCATCCTAATTGCCATGGTGATCATTTCCATGGGTTCAATAGTGGAAGAAAAAAACAAAGGAACCCTTGAGTTACTATTTACTTCTCCCATTACGGATCTAGAAATTGTCTTCGGTAAATTTATGTTTGGTGTGACTGTATGTGGTATCATTACAGTTTTCATCAATGGACTATTTCCTCTTTTACTTTATGCGTTTTGGAAGGCACCATTTTATATGGTGGCATCGGGGAGTGTAGGAGTATTTTTACTTGGTGTTTTTACATTCGCGATAGGAATGTTTGGTTCTAGTCTTGGCAAAAACCAAATGATCTCACTTCTTATCTCAGTGCTCATCATTTTGACACTTTGGGTAGTGGGTTATTTCTCGCATTTGTTCCAAGCTACTACAAGAAAAGTTTTATTCCATTTGCATATATTTTCCCACTTCGCTGCGTTTGCCAAAGGTGTTTTGCCTTTGACGGGGATTGTATTTTTCTTAAGTGGAACTTTCCTATTTTTATACTTAACCGTAAAGGTCTTGGAATCCAGGAGATGGAGAGGTTAG